The Erythrobacter sp. JK5 genome includes a region encoding these proteins:
- a CDS encoding bifunctional nicotinamide-nucleotide adenylyltransferase/Nudix hydroxylase produces MAKKPTFGVFVGRFQPLHIGHEYVIRQALEQVDRLIVLVGSANVARDPRNPFTFDERAHMIRSAFAYEVANGRLIVEPLDDHLYSDTAWTAEVQRRVHDIVLDEGNNGFAANGLDDFAISLAGFGKDNSSFYLKLFPAWGNIQINSQYGTFSSSDIRERYFARLSDIPQQVLSPGVVEQLEAFKLSEEFKALLAEREYLDAYPQEWGEGPFVTADAVVIQSGHILLVERGRLPGKGQLALPGGFVNRDERIRDAAIRELREETGISDAKGQIPPAMLASFIEDSRTRVFDAPQRSLRGRIITHAFLFRLPDRRKLFAVKGGDDAAHARWYRLGELRPEMLFEDHWSIIEQMADL; encoded by the coding sequence ATGGCCAAAAAGCCAACCTTCGGCGTCTTTGTCGGACGCTTCCAACCCCTTCACATCGGCCACGAATACGTCATCCGGCAGGCGCTGGAGCAGGTCGATCGGCTGATCGTGCTGGTCGGTTCCGCCAATGTCGCGCGCGATCCGCGCAACCCCTTCACCTTCGACGAACGCGCGCACATGATCCGCTCGGCCTTTGCCTACGAGGTGGCGAACGGGCGGCTGATCGTCGAGCCGCTGGATGATCACCTCTATTCCGACACCGCCTGGACCGCCGAGGTTCAGCGGCGGGTGCACGACATCGTGCTGGACGAGGGCAACAACGGCTTCGCCGCCAACGGCCTCGATGATTTCGCAATCTCGCTCGCCGGATTCGGCAAGGACAATTCGTCGTTCTACCTCAAGCTGTTCCCGGCCTGGGGCAATATCCAGATCAATAGCCAGTACGGCACCTTCAGCAGCAGCGACATTCGCGAACGCTATTTCGCGCGCCTTTCCGACATCCCGCAGCAGGTCCTGTCCCCCGGCGTGGTCGAACAGCTCGAAGCGTTCAAGCTGAGCGAGGAATTCAAGGCGCTGCTGGCGGAGCGCGAATATCTCGACGCCTATCCGCAGGAATGGGGCGAAGGTCCGTTCGTGACCGCCGATGCGGTGGTGATCCAGTCGGGCCATATCCTGCTGGTCGAGCGGGGGCGACTGCCGGGCAAGGGCCAGCTCGCGCTGCCGGGCGGTTTCGTCAATCGCGACGAGCGCATCCGCGATGCCGCGATCCGCGAGCTGCGCGAGGAAACCGGGATCAGCGACGCCAAGGGTCAGATTCCGCCGGCGATGCTGGCGAGCTTCATCGAGGACAGCCGCACCCGGGTATTCGACGCCCCGCAGCGATCGCTTCGTGGCCGGATCATCACTCACGCCTTCCTGTTCCGCCTGCCCGACCGGCGCAAGCTGTTCGCCGTGAAGGGCGGAGACGATGCCGCGCATGCGCGCTGGTACCGGCTCGGCGAATTGCGACCGGAGATGCTGTTCGAAGATCACTGGTCGATCATCGAGCAGATGGCCGATCTTTGA
- a CDS encoding nicotinate phosphoribosyltransferase, with protein sequence MTNLVLATDSYKQSHFLQYPPEARAISAYGEARPNPFSEEVLFLGLQPFLIDYLAQPITQDNIEEAAEICAAHGVPFNRNGWQAVLDDHGGHLPLEISALAEGTIAPTGVPLFQVVNTDDRMPWLTTFIETALLRAVWYPTTVATLSRKCARIIGAGLAKSSDDPDGQLPFKLHDFGARGVSSGESAALGGMAHLVNFAGTDTLEGIMAARRYYGADMPGFSIPAAEHSTMTSWGREREEAAYANMLDAFEGEGALVAVVSDSYDLDNAVDNIWGGSLRDKVLARKGTLVVRPDSGDPVETPARTLAKLWDIFGGTTNAKGYRVLNDRVRVIQGDGMNVASIARLVDRVIADGFAVDNIAFGMGGGLLQSVTRDTLRFAMKANAMRDGEGVWHDVSKDPATDPGKASKAGRQAVVVEDGKMVAHRADAVDPSADLLRPVWRNGELLVRHTFDQVRERAKA encoded by the coding sequence ATGACCAATCTTGTTCTCGCCACCGACAGCTACAAGCAAAGCCACTTCCTGCAATATCCGCCGGAAGCGCGCGCGATCAGCGCCTATGGCGAAGCGCGGCCCAATCCGTTCAGCGAAGAGGTGCTGTTCCTGGGCCTGCAACCGTTCCTGATCGATTATCTCGCCCAGCCGATTACGCAGGACAATATCGAGGAAGCGGCGGAGATCTGCGCCGCGCACGGCGTCCCCTTCAACCGCAATGGCTGGCAGGCGGTGCTGGACGATCACGGCGGCCACCTGCCGCTGGAGATCAGCGCGCTGGCCGAAGGCACCATCGCGCCGACCGGAGTGCCGCTGTTCCAGGTGGTCAACACCGATGACAGGATGCCGTGGCTCACCACTTTCATCGAAACCGCGCTGCTGCGGGCGGTGTGGTATCCGACTACGGTCGCAACGCTCAGCCGGAAATGCGCCCGGATCATCGGCGCGGGCCTGGCGAAAAGTTCCGACGATCCCGACGGGCAATTGCCGTTCAAGCTGCACGATTTTGGCGCGCGCGGGGTGAGTTCGGGCGAGAGCGCGGCGCTCGGCGGGATGGCGCATCTCGTCAATTTCGCCGGGACCGACACGCTCGAAGGGATCATGGCCGCGCGCCGGTATTACGGCGCCGACATGCCCGGCTTCTCGATCCCCGCCGCCGAACACAGCACCATGACCAGCTGGGGCCGCGAGCGCGAGGAAGCCGCCTATGCCAACATGCTCGACGCGTTCGAAGGCGAAGGCGCGCTCGTCGCGGTGGTCTCCGACAGCTACGATCTCGACAATGCGGTCGACAACATCTGGGGCGGATCGCTCAGGGACAAGGTGCTGGCGCGCAAGGGCACGCTGGTGGTGCGCCCCGACAGCGGCGACCCGGTCGAAACCCCGGCGCGCACGCTCGCCAAGCTGTGGGACATCTTCGGCGGGACCACCAATGCCAAGGGCTATCGCGTGCTCAACGATCGCGTCCGCGTGATCCAGGGCGACGGGATGAATGTTGCAAGCATCGCGCGGCTGGTCGACCGGGTGATTGCCGACGGGTTTGCGGTCGACAACATCGCCTTCGGCATGGGCGGCGGTCTGTTGCAGTCGGTGACGCGCGACACGCTGCGGTTCGCGATGAAGGCCAACGCGATGCGCGATGGCGAAGGCGTGTGGCATGACGTGTCCAAGGACCCGGCGACAGATCCGGGCAAGGCGAGCAAGGCCGGGCGTCAGGCGGTCGTGGTCGAGGATGGGAAGATGGTCGCGCACCGCGCCGATGCGGTCGATCCTTCTGCAGACCTGCTCCGGCCGGTGTGGCGCAACGGCGAACTGCTGGTGCGGCACACATTCGACCAGGTGAGGGAGCGGGCGAAAGCTTAG
- the panC gene encoding pantoate--beta-alanine ligase, whose protein sequence is MQTATTLEALRNSVAKLRSDGATIGLVPTMGALHEGHLTLVRRAREACDHVVASIFVNPTQFGPNEDLDAYPRQLAEDTAMLESEGCALLWAPGVAEMYPDGFVTNISVSKVSEGFCGADRPGHFDGVATVVCKLFNQVRPDMAFFGEKDFQQLAVIRSMARDLDLTHPHVHAIVGVATVREPDGLAMSSRNRYLSEADRAAAATLPAAMKRAIAQIEGGAAVEASLNELKAALIAAGFSSVDYAELADARSLAVLGDLAGTPARLLVAARIGGTRLIDNMAVG, encoded by the coding sequence GTGCAAACGGCCACAACGCTCGAAGCCTTGCGCAATTCGGTCGCAAAACTGCGCTCTGACGGTGCCACGATCGGGCTGGTCCCGACCATGGGGGCTCTGCACGAAGGGCACCTGACGCTGGTGCGCCGCGCCCGCGAGGCATGCGATCACGTCGTCGCATCGATCTTCGTCAACCCGACGCAGTTCGGCCCGAACGAGGATCTCGACGCCTATCCCCGCCAGCTGGCCGAGGATACGGCGATGCTCGAAAGCGAAGGGTGCGCGCTGCTGTGGGCACCGGGTGTCGCCGAGATGTATCCCGACGGGTTCGTCACCAACATCTCGGTCAGCAAGGTCAGCGAAGGGTTCTGCGGTGCCGACCGGCCCGGCCATTTCGACGGCGTGGCGACGGTGGTGTGCAAGCTGTTCAATCAGGTTCGGCCCGACATGGCGTTCTTCGGCGAAAAGGATTTCCAGCAGCTGGCGGTGATCCGCTCGATGGCGCGCGATCTCGACCTTACGCACCCGCATGTGCACGCGATCGTCGGCGTGGCGACGGTGCGCGAGCCCGATGGATTGGCGATGAGCAGCCGCAACAGGTACCTGTCCGAAGCGGACCGCGCGGCAGCGGCAACCTTGCCGGCGGCAATGAAACGGGCGATCGCGCAGATCGAAGGCGGCGCGGCCGTGGAAGCGTCGCTGAACGAACTGAAGGCAGCCCTGATCGCGGCCGGGTTCAGCAGCGTCGATTACGCCGAACTTGCCGACGCCAGGTCGCTGGCGGTTCTCGGAGACCTGGCGGGCACCCCCGCCAGGCTGCTGGTCGCAGCCCGGATCGGAGGCACCCGCCTGATCGACAACATGGCGGTAGGCTAA
- a CDS encoding division plane positioning ATPase MipZ yields the protein MPNSAHRIVFANEKGGTGKSTTAVHIAVALSYLGAKVVALDLDPRQRTTHRYMENRQATMEKRGIRLPTPRCEVFGGAGEADLLAELERLGEGFDFLIVDNPGRDDPLARTAVENADTLVTPMNDSFVDFDLIGQVDAETFKVKKLSFFAELIWEARIKRSRATIERTRPEMDWIVVRNRTGHVEARNMARIEQALTEMSKRVGFRVAQGLSERVIYRELFPSGLTLLDKGHLGELGTSHLVARQELRSLLKSLRLPEFSRGQTEMQLA from the coding sequence ATGCCCAACAGCGCGCACCGGATCGTGTTCGCCAACGAGAAGGGCGGCACCGGCAAGTCGACCACGGCGGTGCATATCGCGGTGGCGCTGAGCTATCTCGGGGCGAAGGTGGTCGCACTCGATCTCGATCCGCGCCAGCGCACCACGCACCGCTATATGGAGAACCGTCAGGCGACGATGGAAAAGCGCGGCATTCGCTTGCCGACGCCTCGGTGCGAGGTGTTCGGGGGAGCGGGCGAGGCCGATCTCCTCGCCGAGCTGGAGCGGCTGGGCGAAGGGTTCGATTTCCTGATTGTCGACAATCCCGGCCGCGACGATCCGCTCGCGCGGACGGCCGTGGAGAACGCCGACACGCTGGTCACCCCGATGAACGACAGCTTCGTCGATTTCGACCTCATCGGGCAGGTCGATGCCGAGACGTTCAAGGTCAAGAAGCTGTCCTTCTTCGCCGAGCTAATCTGGGAGGCGCGGATCAAGCGCAGCCGCGCGACGATCGAACGCACGCGTCCGGAAATGGACTGGATCGTGGTCCGCAACCGCACCGGTCACGTCGAAGCGCGCAACATGGCGCGGATCGAGCAGGCGCTCACCGAAATGTCCAAGCGCGTCGGTTTCCGCGTGGCGCAGGGCCTGTCCGAGCGCGTCATCTATCGCGAGCTGTTCCCGTCGGGCCTGACGCTGCTGGACAAGGGCCATCTCGGCGAACTCGGCACCAGCCATCTGGTCGCCCGTCAGGAATTGCGATCGCTGCTCAAGTCCTTGCGGTTGCCCGAATTTTCTCGCGGACAGACCGAAATGCAGCTAGCCTGA
- a CDS encoding J domain-containing protein, with translation MLRIAFILLLVCVIWRWAFGQWPWAALSAKPTRSQAIFNARKLLGVEAGAGRDEIKAAHKRLIALVHPDRGGSNGQVHEANAARDLLLDALPDRGADIRVETDEHRPD, from the coding sequence ATGCTGCGGATCGCCTTCATCCTCCTGCTGGTCTGCGTCATCTGGCGCTGGGCGTTCGGCCAGTGGCCGTGGGCGGCGCTGAGCGCGAAGCCGACCCGCAGCCAGGCGATCTTCAACGCCCGCAAGCTGCTGGGTGTCGAAGCCGGGGCTGGCCGCGACGAGATCAAGGCCGCGCACAAGCGGTTGATCGCGCTGGTCCACCCCGATCGCGGCGGCAGCAACGGGCAGGTGCACGAAGCCAATGCCGCGCGCGACCTGCTGCTCGACGCATTGCCCGACCGGGGCGCGGACATCCGGGTCGAGACCGACGAGCACCGACCGGATTGA
- the pgmG gene encoding phosphoglucomutase/phosphomannomutase PgmG — MTHQFDPTVLREYDIRGIIGETLGPDDARAIGRGFGSLLREAGGRTVAVGYDGRVSSPMLEHALVEGLTASGCDVVRIGMGATPMLYYAEASSEQIQGGIQITGSHNPPNYNGFKMVFQGRPFFGADIQKLGKLAAAGQWLDGAGTVTTRDILGEYVERMLEGLAGIDTAALAGLKVGWDAGNGAAGPALEALAARLPGEHHLLFTEVDGHFPNHHPDPTVEANLADLRALVADKNLDFGVAFDGDGDRIGAIDGEGRVIWGDQLLMIYAEDLLTNGGEKGANATIIADVKASRALFDHVAAHGGKPLMWKTGHSLIKSKMKETGSPLAGEMSGHVFFADTYYGFDDALYAGVRLIAASARLGKSVTELKSAMPNMLNTPEMRFQVDESRKFAAIAEVSERLTTNPGPDVEEVNATDGVRVNTKDGWWLLRASNTQDVLVARAESETEEGLERLLASIDEQLALSGLERGESVGH, encoded by the coding sequence ATGACGCACCAATTCGATCCGACCGTGCTGCGCGAATACGATATTCGCGGGATCATCGGCGAAACGCTGGGGCCGGACGATGCGCGGGCGATCGGGCGCGGGTTCGGTTCGCTGCTGCGCGAGGCCGGCGGCCGGACCGTGGCGGTCGGGTATGACGGGCGGGTCAGCTCGCCGATGCTCGAGCACGCGCTGGTCGAAGGGCTCACCGCGAGCGGTTGCGACGTGGTCCGGATCGGCATGGGGGCGACCCCGATGCTGTATTACGCCGAGGCGTCATCCGAACAGATACAGGGCGGCATTCAGATAACTGGCAGCCACAATCCCCCCAATTACAACGGCTTCAAGATGGTATTTCAGGGGCGGCCGTTCTTCGGCGCCGACATCCAGAAGCTCGGGAAACTGGCAGCAGCGGGGCAGTGGCTCGACGGCGCCGGAACCGTCACCACGCGCGACATCCTCGGCGAGTATGTCGAGCGCATGCTCGAAGGGCTGGCCGGGATCGACACCGCCGCTCTTGCGGGGCTCAAGGTCGGCTGGGACGCCGGGAACGGTGCCGCCGGCCCCGCGCTCGAAGCGCTCGCCGCGCGCCTGCCGGGCGAGCATCATCTGCTGTTTACCGAGGTCGATGGACATTTTCCCAATCACCATCCTGATCCGACTGTCGAAGCGAACCTCGCCGATCTGCGCGCGCTCGTCGCGGACAAGAACCTCGATTTCGGAGTGGCTTTCGACGGCGATGGCGATCGGATCGGCGCGATCGATGGCGAAGGCCGCGTGATCTGGGGCGACCAGCTGCTGATGATCTATGCCGAGGACCTGCTCACGAACGGCGGCGAGAAGGGCGCGAATGCGACGATTATCGCCGATGTGAAGGCCAGCCGCGCGCTGTTCGATCACGTCGCGGCGCATGGCGGCAAGCCGCTGATGTGGAAGACCGGGCACTCGCTGATTAAGTCCAAAATGAAGGAAACGGGTTCGCCGCTGGCGGGCGAGATGAGCGGGCACGTGTTTTTCGCCGACACCTATTACGGTTTCGACGATGCGCTTTATGCCGGGGTGCGGCTGATTGCGGCGTCGGCGCGGCTGGGCAAATCGGTGACCGAATTGAAGTCGGCCATGCCCAACATGCTCAACACGCCGGAAATGCGGTTCCAGGTCGATGAGAGCCGGAAATTCGCTGCGATTGCCGAGGTAAGCGAGCGCCTGACCACCAATCCCGGACCGGACGTAGAGGAAGTCAATGCCACCGATGGCGTGCGGGTGAACACGAAGGACGGCTGGTGGCTGCTGCGCGCGTCGAACACGCAGGACGTGCTGGTCGCGCGCGCGGAAAGCGAGACCGAGGAAGGCCTCGAACGCCTGCTCGCCTCGATCGATGAGCAGCTGGCACTGTCCGGCCTGGAACGCGGGGAGAGCGTTGGTCACTAG
- a CDS encoding DUF2059 domain-containing protein — MIKHSILVGTAGFALLAAAPLTAQDEGVETEATDMQAPGAPTTDMFANMFGEAEPLSAEQTARLPAAELVVERIFPAGTYARMMEDTMKPMMDGMMGSFMDLPINEIAKLTGLYTEDMPELGDGSVNEIMAILDPAFRDRSRMIADTTIQLVSDTMSRIEPSYRAGLARAYAVRFTEAELADLNAYFATPTGAKYAGESMLIYTDPQVMSAMNEMMPAMMGMMPEMMEQIAAANEQFPPARTYSELSPQEQARLSELLGVSPEELRASEPETGTESGDADPA, encoded by the coding sequence ATGATCAAGCACAGCATTCTGGTCGGCACCGCCGGCTTCGCCCTGCTCGCCGCCGCGCCGCTGACGGCGCAGGACGAGGGGGTGGAAACCGAGGCGACCGATATGCAGGCGCCGGGCGCACCGACGACCGACATGTTCGCCAACATGTTCGGCGAGGCCGAGCCACTGTCCGCAGAGCAAACGGCGCGCCTGCCTGCCGCCGAGCTGGTGGTCGAACGGATATTTCCCGCGGGCACCTATGCCAGGATGATGGAAGACACCATGAAGCCGATGATGGACGGCATGATGGGATCGTTCATGGATCTTCCGATCAACGAGATCGCGAAGCTGACCGGCCTCTACACCGAGGACATGCCCGAACTGGGCGACGGATCGGTGAACGAGATCATGGCAATCCTCGACCCGGCGTTCAGGGACCGTTCCCGGATGATCGCGGACACGACGATCCAGCTGGTGAGCGACACGATGTCGCGGATCGAGCCGTCCTATCGCGCCGGTCTCGCGCGCGCCTATGCGGTGCGGTTTACCGAGGCCGAGCTGGCCGACCTCAACGCCTATTTCGCCACACCGACGGGCGCCAAATATGCCGGGGAATCGATGCTGATCTACACCGATCCACAGGTGATGAGCGCGATGAACGAGATGATGCCGGCGATGATGGGCATGATGCCGGAAATGATGGAACAGATCGCCGCCGCGAACGAACAGTTCCCGCCGGCGCGCACCTATTCCGAACTCAGCCCGCAGGAACAGGCGCGACTGTCCGAATTGCTCGGCGTGTCGCCGGAGGAGCTGCGCGCCAGCGAGCCCGAGACCGGGACCGAAAGCGGGGACGCGGACCCGGCCTGA